The Onychomys torridus chromosome 9, mOncTor1.1, whole genome shotgun sequence genomic sequence TAAAGCCCATGTTCATGGaaagctttcttttctccttattattattatgattgaGTCTGAGTCTTACCTTGTAATtgtggatggcctggaactcacacagatctgtcagcttcagcttccccagtgctgaacttaaaggcatgagtcaccacacctagctttatttatttttatttttaatggcccAATgagatgaggtgtgtgtgtgtgtgttatgtatacaatgttctgtctgtacACCAAAAGAGGACCCaagagctcattacagatggttgtgagctaccatgtggtcactaggaactgaactcaggacctttggaagagcagccactgctcttaaccactgagccatctctgcagcccatgaCTCCATTTTGGTCAAAATTGTCCATGTCTCAGGACAATTTTCTGTGAAGACATCACTGATTAACCCAtcttgtggtttggtttggtctggtCATCCAACAAGGAGGGAGGCCCTTCCTGTTTGATCTGATCCCacgttctgtgtgtgtgtgcatgtgtgtgcgcgcatgcatgtgcacagacattcaAGGAGAAAATGTCAAAAGCCTTTTATTCTTGGCTAAATTTAAGAGACTAGGAGTTCTAGAGAGTTCCAGAAGGAAAGGTTCTCAGGATGGGTTTACCTAAAGTCTGCTATGAAATATTGAAGAATATTTAGTCTCTGTTGAGTGCTTGGTCTCCGAGGCTCAGGGTACTTTGTGGAGTAGGGTCAGAAAGAATGTTCCGAGCAGGACTGGTGAAGAGCGCTGCGAAATGCTATCTTCAGGACATGGCATGTCTTTTTGTAGCAGACTATCAACATATCACGGCTATAGGACTCTCTAAGAGGATTCCTAAGCAAATCCTAGACCACAGAGGAGTCAACAGCACAGCACAGTCCTGAGCATTCACTTTTGAGCAGAATCTGAATCTTCAAAGTGTTTAGACCTTTTACAATTTTGTTTGATTACAATTTACAATTATCAACGATTACAAGTAGACATAACCTGACGTGCACATGTGACAGCTGTATTTAACAAGTAAAAGGATTTCAGCTCAAACAGAAACTTAACTGATCAGATTGTGTTAAATGCCTGAAAAAATTAACAGGAAACCCAgagtattaaatatttattgattcctTTGTTTTGTGATCCTCTAGGATGTGTCTTATAGAATGcaaagcttaaaaagaaaaagactgggaTCATCAAAACATTGTCGATAATGACAACCCTTTTAGACATGTTCCTAATTAGATCATTCTTTAGCTGTACTAGGCCCCATGGTACTGGGAGGTGGTGTGACATCACCCACCTAGCCCTCTGCATCTTTTTGCTCTCTGGTTATGCTCAAGCTGTGTCCTTCAAAACAAATCAGTGAAGGTGACTCATCTCTATCCTGGATGTGACAGCCAGGATGGAGGAGGTAGGAAGTGAAGAAGTTCTTTCCTGTAGTGGGGGAACCATTTCCAGACTGTCCTGAAATTACATAGCActgactggcctcagactcacagcatcttcttgcctcagcttcccaagtgccaggactaCTTGAACGAGCCATCATATCGGCAGGTTTTAACAggagggctacatagaaagttccaggctagttTGGAGTGAGATCTAGTTATGTCTTTTGGTTGGCTCCCCTGTGGTTCCTGCAACAAACCGCAATGAGATTAGTGTAGAAATCTCTCATCCTAACCATCCTGCAAGCCAGAAATCCAACGTCAACACCGGGCTCCAGTCAAGGTGTCAGCTCTGCTGGGCTCTGGGCTCCCAGTGACTCTTTGCCCTCCGTGGCTCTCGGgccttcctccatcttccaaATCCATCGCTTCAGGTTCTTTcttctgtgtggatgtgtggatgtgcatgcacatgcatacgtAGCATGCACTGTGCATTCATGCATTTCTCTCATTTCTGCTTCTCCAGTTACCTTCTGAGGACCCTGAGATCATACATCTTCCACCTTTAGAGCCCAGGTCATGTGCCCATTCAGGAGCCTTAATTTAGACAGATCTAGGAAGTCTCTGTGGCAGTGAGGTAACATTCACAGGTCCCAGGAGGGGGGATGGGACACAATCCAGTGCTGTCATGTTACCTGATCTATTTCCTCACTCAGGAAGTCACTCTGAAACTCAAGGATGCGAATAAAGTATAAAAGATGGGGCAGCAGCCAGGCTTCTAGCTGGAATAGGGCTCCCAGCTATGGGTggattgtctttctttttaaaaagatgcattTATATTACACAAgattattttgcctgcatgtatgtatgtgtgtgcaccatgtgtgtacagtctcagcctcccaggaAGCTAGATTAGAGCCACGAGGCTCAGTTCAAAtgctttgtttaaaataaaagttgcTGGGCATGTGGTGAGTCACCCCAGGAGTGACCTCCGAAGAGTTCTGGAGAGTCTTATGTCAAGGTGGGAGGAGCCCGGGGACGGCAGAAGGGTCACAGCAATAATTTCTTAAGCTTCTATAGGATGCAGCTCTCTGctccttatcttaataaaacggAACTTGTTCAGGAATCCTGCTCAGGGAATCTATTCAGACAAACACTTTGCCCACTAGCAATTTAAACATACGGCACTTGTTACTGCTGATTTTTAGAAAATGCTTATTTTCCAGTTACAGTGTAATCCAGGAAAGACAAAAAATGTGTTTtgacacaaataagtaaattttaaaaaattaagtaagagTTTTGTAAAGATAGGAGCAAAGTTGAGATTGACATGTGACTATTGTCTCATATTAGTCTAATAGAACTCTCTAGAAGCAATTCTGGAATTGTTCTTTCTAGTGTCATGAAATTGCTAACCTGCCCAAGAGTATTAGTCAAAGGTTttgtaaggggaaaaaaatcttttcagtaGTAAGAAATCTCAGAGTGGACCTGAGGTTTGCAGTGTAATGCAGATATAGGAAGAGAGATTTTCTCCTCCATGGCTTTTGGTGCCAGGGTGGAGCATTCAGGCTTGTACATGCCACGccccctcacccctcctccctAACTGGAAATTCGTGATGCCCTCACCTGGTATTTAAAGGATGTTAGACTAAATCCACACTGTGGTGGAAACTTactgttcttttgtttcttttaaccctggctgtcctggaacttgttctgtagaccagtctagccttgaactcagaaatctgcctgcctctgcctcccaaatgctgggattaaaggcgtgcgccaccactgtctggttaACTTACTGTTCTTTACTGAACACATCTGTACTCTTAAGTCATGCCATAAGTTTCGAGTCTTTATCATGGTGGAGATCCATGAACTGATTACTAACAAAGatcagaagaaagacaaaaagttCAAGAAAAGATTTTATTCAGGAATTCcctatgaattaaaaaaatattaatactgACCATAATGAGCTTAACTGCAAAAGATACCTCAACCCAATGAGGTCAGCTTTGAATGAGACAATGTTTGAGTTACCGTCTGTCTTACTCTAGGTACTCTCTGTTCCCTCACTCCCTTCTCTCCATTTTGTTCTGAtttctttatttgcttgtttttgagacagaatctcaagccagacagtggtgatatacaacttttatcccagcacttggggggcagaggcaggcagatctctgtgagttcgaggccagcctgggctacagagtgagttccagggcatcccaggctacacaaagaaactgtcttaaaacacaacacaacacaacacaacacacacacacacacacacacacacacacacacacacacacacacacatacacacgatctttctacataaccctggctgtcctggaactcattatgtagactaggctggccttgaactcaaagagatcctccctcctctgcctcccaagtgttgagatcaaaggtgtgtgccaccattcctggctcccattttgctcttttgagacaaggtctcacactaGAGTTCAGACTGGTCCAGAACTCACAGTCCGCCTCAgcagcctcccacatgctggaattaTGTGCATGTGCTAGCATGCTTGGTGCTAGGCACCTTTTATAAAAATTCTATTCTCtaagggctggggacatagctcagtttgTAGTGTGCTTTCATAGCAggcaagaggccctgggtttgatccactgCATTTCCTAATCAGGTGGCACATACCCATAATCCTAGCTTtggggaggtagagtcaggaggatcagaaggtcaaggtcatgcTTAGCTTTGTAGGGCAGTGTTTTTCAAccatcctaatgctgtgaccttttaataccagttcctcatgttgtggtgaccccaaccataaaattattttcattgctacttcacaactgtaattttgctactgttatgaatcataatgcaaatatctgatgtGCATGTGACATGTGATCCCTGTGCaggggtcattcaacccccaacaGGGTTTTGACCCACAGGTTAGAATTGGTggcatagggagttcaaggctagcctgggctagagactctatctaaaacaacaacagacCCCAAGAACCAATACTCTGAGCCAGATGTAGtagctcatgtctgtaattctagcactaggaggttgaggcaggagaacttccacgagatccaggccagcctaagctgtagagtgagaccctgtcccaaaaccaCATATCAGAATGCATGTGTACACCTCTCTCCTCACTATGCTCCGTCTACTTACTTATCCAGAGCCAGGATATGCCAGAAGTATGCATTGCTACCtgacctctctttttcttttctctattggATTTAGTTTTAAACAAAACTAGCTCAGTAAAATCAATCATAAGGTGGTAATATAAGGAATGTCTAGAATTTAAGAATGGGTTGTGTTCTGTGGCTATTCCTGTTCACATTTTATCACCCCTTAGCTTGGGCTCAGGGTCAATTGATGTCTGAGAGTCTAAATAGTTATAAGaagtagccgggtggtggtggtgcatgcttttaattccagcactcaggaggcagaagctggtagatctctgtgagtttaagggtcctggtctacagagcaagttccaaaacagccaggactacacagagagaccctgtctcaaagcaacaaaacaaaacaaaaatcaccaccaccacctcctcctcctcctcctcctcctcctcctcctcctcctcctccaacaccaccaccatcacgaccaccaccaccaccaaaacctcaatttttttttttttttaagtttctcaagacagggtttctctgtgtacctaccatggctgtcctggaacttgctttgtagaccaggctggcctcgaactcatggagatccatctgcctctgcctcccaagaattGGGATTataagggtgtgccaccaccaccgggtcccaaaaatttttaaagggaCTGTGTTATATGGTACAGTTGAAACAATATATGCTTAATTAAACATTATATGTAAATACAATAGCTATATATAAGCATATGCATTTTAATAAGCTtaggaattaatttttttctattaaataaagagaaaaatagtgTTGGTAAAATCTCTAGTTCATGAAATGGCCAGAAAACATTTGTGTGGACTCTTGCCTACATaatcaatttctatttttatcacACAAGTACAGAGTGATCCCACACAGCCATAGGGGACAGGCAGCCCTGCCTCCAAGATACTGTATTTCAAATAGCAACACCATGCAAGACATGTTCTTCTCATGGCCTAAGAAGAAGCCTGTAGGTAATGTCTATGTTAGATCATGCCTAATCAAATAATAGTGGCAATTTTGTGAGCATATTGTGAAGAGAGTTCAGTTTGTGCTCATGTGTTTGAGCATGTGCATGTAAGTATGCACATGTATGGAGTGTCTTCCTCATCTtagtttctgaggcagggtctctcactgaacctgaagttagcctatttggctagactggccagccagctccagAGACCtgcagcctctccctccccagcttcagattacaggcacatgctagCTACCACAgcccatttaaaaaacaaaacaaaacaaaacaaaaaagcaaaaacaaaacaaaaaaaaaccaaacataggTACTGGGCACCCAATTCAGGTCCCAAAGCTGTCTTTCCAGTCCCAGTCTTTAAATCTAAAAACTAACTAAATACTCCATCAAAAATCAACTGTGGGTAAGCGCAGGGCTCCTACATAACATTTACTTCAGTCCAACttgcagaactcaggaagcaCCCACATCTGTGTGCGACTGAAGGTTAGCTGTTTGGTGACCGCTGATGCATTTGGCAAGAGAACCAAGCAGTTCGTTTGCTTGTTTTATCAGAATTTTCTAGCACCAGGATCTCTCATAACCCTTCTTTCTAAAAAGCTAAGTCCGACTCCCTAAGTCAAAGACTGCATGTGCAGAGCTAGTATTTATGTATCCAGAATTTTCCAAAGGACTTAACTGTGGCCCAGGCGCTGTATGTAGGGTCAGTGTATTTTAAACGGCAAAGATTGCCCATCACATTCTACAGCAAACGGAACGCACTAATGAactatacatgtatgcacacaaaagGCTCAGTCTGGAGGTTACTCCCCACCCCTTTAACATAGGAGACAGAAAGTATGTGGGGTGTGCCCCAAATCAGTCATTAGATtagcttataaaaataaatgaaatgggaAAATACAGGCTGTTTGCTGAGTAAGAATGGACAATTCTTAGTAgaagggagtggggtgggggcaggctcTGCATGACCATTGTTCACTGGCTCATGACAAAGGGTGTCAGTAACAGAGACAATGCAGTGAGAGCCACAGAGGGATTCtgccctcttcctgcccagcccagTACATAAATAGCTTCCCTGCAGGACAGTACTTAAGTGGGTGGAGACAGAGTGGGCACCCACAATCAGCCACACGCTCTTACACAGGCAGTCAAATCAAGACAATTTTATTTACactttagaaagcaaacaggcacCAAAAAACGGTTAGGGAACttgaagtgttttattttgtacttttaagTGTAGGTCATCAGTGATTCATCTGTATAGATATTTGTCCTGGTTATAGTAGTGAACCTCCCGTTTGGAAACTTTAAAACTTCAAGTATTCAAAATGCACGCGAATCCCCCAAGTTTTATCTAGCGTACATTCTCACAGTGATTAACTTATTATCTAGACACCCTCACAGTGATTAGTCAGATGACATGGAAGGTGAATTTGTCTTAAAGCAAAGTTCAAAATCTCAACTAATTAAACATCTTCCTGATCAGCAGTCATTTTAACAGTgctatgtttttaaatgaaagataaaatgtgtgtgtgtgtgtgtgtgtgtgtgtgtgtgtgtgtgtgtgttgcaaataGTTTTTACCATTCAGGCTAAGCACAAAATGTCACCAAAGAATAAACACCTACAGCATACCTGCCACACTGTCGTCATTTTCCTCATCTGCTGAAGGGCTTTCCAGGGTCTCTGcatctccacctgcctctaccagTAATGTCTGTGGTCCTGCCCCCATAGAACCACCCTCTGGAGGGCAGCTGTTCTTTGTGGCATTGTCGTGCAGCCTGCAGCTGGATAGCCTGGACTTCACATGCAATTCCAGAAACTCAAATGACACTAGATTAGAGTCCCTCTAAATCTTTTTTTAGTACAGTTTGGCAAATATCCCAAATGAAATTCAACTCTAAGTTCAAAGTATCAAACCGAGATAGAGCTAAGTGCCTCTGTGACTCTCTGGGTGGTTTGGAGAGCGTAGGAATGGAAACCCAATTGTCTCCCACTGAAGGGCTGCGAACACCTGTTGCTTTATCATGGCAGAATAATAGTAACTGCAGATGAGATGGAGGAGTCCCAGAGCAACCGCTGCTGGGACGCATCTTTAAATGCCAACAACCCCGCCCCCTCTCAATCTCAGACACGTGGTGTCAGACCCACTATATCCCACAGCGACAGGAACAGCCAGCATTAAAACGGACACCTGACTGGGTTTGTTCGGTGTCTCCGGGGACTCCAAGCGctgtcaggctttctctctctctctctccctacctgccgatttgaaatgcattttgtttttgttgttgttgtttgtttgtttctaaggaggaaggggaaggtttATAAGGCTGTCTGGAGAGACTAGGGCTAGATGGCCAAGTCACCAGGTCTGGCCCGCCCGCTGCTGGCCTTGCTGGACCTTCCTGGGTCCAGGAGGACCAAGGGTGGGGAATGCATCTCCACTGCGGTGGCCAAGgcctgctctccctcctctggCGTCACCACCAAGGCACTTTCCTCTaagctgctgccactgctgtccgTGAGCCCCTTCCGACCCTCAGGGCTGGACGCGGCCGAAGAGGCCTTGCTGGCTGGAGTGTGCCGTTCCGGCACTCGGCTGGCCCAGTTCTGCTCTGTGATTAGATGGTGGCCATTGCAGCGCTTGACAGGCTGGTCTCTGCCTTGTGCATCGTTCAGGGTTACCACTGTGAAgtctgctggtggtggtgggccCCCAGGGAACCCTGTGGCCCTTGCCTGTACTGGGGGACAGGCAGGGTGTGTGTAGTAAGGTGGGAGCCCAATGGAGGCGCTGGGCGGATCAGAGCTGGAGGCCTGGGGTAGGGGTTCCAAGGGCTTGTGTTTGGTTTCTGAGGCATCTGGGCAGAAGTGGTTGGTAACCCCTTGCTTGAGCTTCTTCCAGCCCAGGTGGTAAATCTCCAGCATGTTGAGCACCAGTGACGCACAGGCCACAGCTAGCATGAAGATGACGAAGATGGTCTTCTCTGTGGGCCTAGAGATGAAGCAGTCTACCGTGTTGGGGCAGGGCCAGCGGTCACAGCGGTAAAGTGGCTGCAGCTGGAAGCCATATAGAAAGTACTGGCCCGCGATGAAGCCCACCTCGAAGAGCGTCTTGAAGATGATGTTGAAGACGTAGGTCCGCAGCAGCGCGCCTGCAATGCGCACCTTTCCACGGTCGTCACGCAGTGGTGGGTCCCGGGGACTCGCTGTACGCATCGGCTCACGGCCACGGCCGTGCTGAGGGTTGTCTCTCCTCAGCAGCTCCTCCTCCcgctccctcttcttctcctccatgCGCACGATGTGCAGCACGTGGCCCAGGTAGATGAGGGTGGGTGTGGACACAAAGATGATCTGCAGCGCCCAGAAGCGGATGTGCGAGATGGGGAAGGCGCGGTCGTAGCAGACGTTCTCGCAGCCGGGCTGCTGCGTGTTGCAGGTGAAGTCTGACTGTTCGTCGCCCCACACCTCCTCGGCCGCCGCCCCCAGCACCAGGATGCGGAAGATGAACAGCACGGTCAGCCACACTTTGCCGATGACTGTGGAGTGCTCCTGCGCGTTCTCCAGCAGCCGCCCCAAGAAGCTCCAGTCGCCCATCGCTCCCGACAGCTAACCTGCAAGGGGAACATGGCTGTTACTACTGGGGAGAGCCGGACAACGCAGCAGCATGGCCGCAGTGTGCTGCCAGCCCCCAGTAGCTTCGGGTCCCCCCTACCTCCGAGCCAAAGCAGGTGGAGGCCTAGGGTGGGgccgcatgcctgtaatcccagaaccaggGAGCCTCAGCTAGACAGAAAGaccttgtattatttttattgtattatttactcctcctcctcctcttcctcctcagtggtAAAATTGTGCTAATAACCCGAGTTAGATCCTGGGAATTCATTTGGAAGAACTGACTCGTGAacgttgtcctctgatccctacaCATCGGCCATGGCACATATGCACCCGcactcacacacatcatacacatacacacagtaacagtaataaataaaagaatttaaaagtatttgGTGGTTGCAGTTGTCCTGTATGACTTTTCTGTCATTATCCCCTAAACAACATAGTATAGCAACAATTTCCAcagcatttacattgtattagatATCTCAAATCATCCAGAGATGACATACAGTATGCAGAGGGATGAGACAGGTTCTTTACAAATACTTCGCCATTTTATAGAGGGGACCTGGAATCTGTGGGGGTCCTGGAGCCAATCCAATCCCCATGGACACTGAGTACCAATCACCACTACGACTCAGCAGTCGTCACAGTGGGCAACTGCTGGTGTAAATGACTTAACCACCCTCCTGATCCCTCACTTCAGGGATGAGGAAGCCTGGgcacaaggaaagagaaatgcGTCCCCTGCCTCTAACTCTGTGTCCCCTCCTCTCCAGAATGCCTCTGCATAGAGCCGGGAACCTGGCTCCACTCCAGACCTCTGCCTTTCTGCGCCCATGGGATACAGAACATTTGCCAAACTGCTGCCCTTCAGGGGCAACCATCTAAACTCTCGCCTGGCTGATCTCCCAACTCAcccattcttcattttctctttctccatatcAACACTGTTTATAATGCTAAATCTTAAATACAAGGCTCTCTCCTACTATTAtacaattataatattttaattattataaaagcatttaagaaaaaatacaCTGACATTACTCAGCACGCATGAGGACTGCCCAAAGTTCAGAGTCGCCTGGTCTACCTAACCAGTTCCAGCCAGCTAGGGCTCCATGTCAacaactgtctcaaaacagacaaacaaaatactgatagcagtattattattattattattattattattattattattattattcctttggCCAGAAGCTCTTACTAAACATTCTTGGttcaaaagaaaatcaagaggCTTAGAGGAGGGTGCAGTTAATCTTAGTACTTGATAGGTGCTGGAGGAGGATCAGACGTTCCAGatcatcctcggctacataggacatttgaggccagcctgggataggtGGGGccttatttaaaaacataaaatagataCGAACAAGCACAGGAAAAGATGTATCCTCAGCAAAGATGGCTGGCTCCCAGCCAGATTCTTCACTGACGATAAAACCACGGGGTACTCAGCAGTGTGGGCCTTGCATAGAACCTATGACTCCCTTCCGTATACTTCAAACCATCTCTGGCTGACGTTACCACACCTGGTACCGTAGAATGCCATGCACGTGGttgctgtgatggctaatcttcactgtcaacttgtctagatttagaatcacctaggagttGGGTGAGCCCCACTTCAGGGTATGTctgagggtatttccagagaggatGAACTGAGTGGGCAAGACCCAAGCCTGTTTGTGGGCAACAACATCCAAATGGGTTGGGGGACCAGAGAGAGTGGAAAAAGTGAAAGTAACAAGGCAGTGGAGCTCGGGTTTCGGTGTGAGCCACTCTGCTCTTTCAGTCCCTACCACCAcgatgggctgaacctctgaaaccatgagccaaataaataAGTTGTCTTCCTGTTGTCTTGTCATGTGATGAGAAAGATGACCAACACTGAATTATTTAGGGAAAAACAACCAAGGTTGAAAAAACCCTCTGGTTGGGTCAGTTGGCTGGGAGTCAAGGTCCGACTGTCAGTGTCGAATGGACACTTTCCAAGGCCACCATGAAGGAGAACCACAAGAAAGGATCATTTTTATCACCATTTCAATAATTAACCAACCACCTAAAATCACCTCACCTATCATGTATGAAATCTCTGTGGTCCCCATGGAAGCCCAAACTGGATGGGACAGCCAAAGGCAGAGGCTCACTGGGATCTGAGCACTGTTAAGTGCTCCAGAAGTGCCCAGAGTTGGCTGTCCATGGGTTCCTCCTTAGGGCCAAGGTTCCAGTCCAACAGAGCAAGGCCTGCAACCACTAATCACTCAGTAGTGTTAGTGGGCACACAGCATGTGTCCAGTACTGTGTTGGGTGTTAGGGAATCATACACACAGCTGCAGTATTATTATTGTACTAGCTAAAGGCAAGTGGGAGAGGCCCAGGAGCTTTGGATTTAGGGTGGAGTGTGGAGGGCCCAGATAGGGCTCATGAAGGCATCTGGTGGTGCTCTATCTGTGGACATCACTCCTTCAGGGCACACCCTCAGCAAGGTCTGTGGACAGGAGGCCTTCTCTCTCTGAGCCTGGTCACTGAAGGGCTaccatgatggttaatcttgtcaaCTCAATGAGATTCAGAAGCACCATGGGAATCAGCCTCTGGGCATGTTTGTGAGGGAGTTCCTAGGCGAGGTTGACTGAGGTGAGAAGACAGGCAGCCCCACTGCACGGGCTGGCTTtctgggctgaataaaaaggaggaagcgAGTTGAGTAGTGGCATGCCTGATTGTGGATGCAATAGGACCAGTTCCTGGCAAGTCAGCCTAGCcaactggtgagctctgggttcaataagAGACCCAGTTTAGAAACATAAGGTGGACAGTAACAGTGGAAGACATCTAAAGACTTTGGCTACCAccttgtgtacatgtacatacacatacaatactAATCTACTTAATTAAGAAATATTATTTGGATAGGAGAatttgctcagtggttaagacctcAAGTTTGATTCCAATCATGctcatggcaactcacaaccatctgtaactacagtcccagggggtcctacaccctcttctgaccttgtaggcaccaggcactcacatggtatggtacatagacatgcatgcagacaaaattctcatgcacataaaataataaaatgaattaatctaaaactttaaaaatttattgatttGGGTGCAAGTCAGAAAAGACTTCACAGGAGTCTGTTCTCTACTTCCACCCTGTAGGttgtgggatcaaactcaggtagtccagcttggcagcaagcccctttacccactgagctatccttttaaaaatatttttttaatatttattttattatatgtgtattagagttttgcctgtatgtctgcacaccacatgcattcgtggtgccctcagaggtcaggagagggcatcaaattcctggaactggagttacaggtggttgtgagccaccatgtggatgccaggaacagaacccaggtcctctgcaaggcaacaagtgctcttaactgctgaaccatctttccagaccccCTTCCCCATCTTACAGCCTCAATACTAGTCTTTCTGAATCAGCTTGGAATTAAATAAAACTTCACTTACTAGCTGACTAAGGGAGCAGTTAAATGTTAACTCCAAGCACCCTTCCAATGCTTGCTTATTGGGTTAAGAATGGGGATGAAATCTTACTCTTTATAAATTCCACACTCCGCTTGTCCCCGCTGTGGCATGCTCTGCATGCTCTCAGAAGATAAAATATCATCCTTCAAAGACTTAAGTCACTTAAAGCAGCCACTCTTTTTCCTGATGGATGTAAGGGATCAATTCTagctccttctttcttctcttccagtcAGCCCTAAATCTACCCATCCCTCAGAGCTGTCCCTAGAAGGAGGGGTAGTTAGCTGCCCCCAGGATAAGGCTATCAGGAAGGCACCTTGCCAAGGCTTCAGTATGGTTCACCTGTTA encodes the following:
- the Gja3 gene encoding gap junction alpha-3 protein, which codes for MGDWSFLGRLLENAQEHSTVIGKVWLTVLFIFRILVLGAAAEEVWGDEQSDFTCNTQQPGCENVCYDRAFPISHIRFWALQIIFVSTPTLIYLGHVLHIVRMEEKKREREEELLRRDNPQHGRGREPMRTASPRDPPLRDDRGKVRIAGALLRTYVFNIIFKTLFEVGFIAGQYFLYGFQLQPLYRCDRWPCPNTVDCFISRPTEKTIFVIFMLAVACASLVLNMLEIYHLGWKKLKQGVTNHFCPDASETKHKPLEPLPQASSSDPPSASIGLPPYYTHPACPPVQARATGFPGGPPPPADFTVVTLNDAQGRDQPVKRCNGHHLITEQNWASRVPERHTPASKASSAASSPEGRKGLTDSSGSSLEESALVVTPEEGEQALATAVEMHSPPLVLLDPGRSSKASSGRARPGDLAI